From the genome of Methanoregula boonei 6A8:
GACGTTCTTTTTCGATCGCACATTTGCGTTTGAGCCGGGCCAGTTCGTTATGGTCTGGGTCCCGGGGGTAGACGAGGTTCCCATGGCGCTCTCCTCGCCAAACAGTGTCACGGTCCAGAAAGCCGGCGATGCAACCGGCGCCATGTTTGATCTCCGCGTGGGGATGGGACTGGGAATACGCGGCCCCTATGGGAAGGGTTTTACCCGGGGCGAGAAGATGCTTGCAATTGGCGGGGGTGTGGGAGCAGCACCGCTTCTCCCGCTCGCCCGGTCGGACTGTGTGATGACCCTGCTCCTTGGTGCACGGACCGAAAAGGAACTCCTCTTTGTCGACCAGCTGGACGAGAGCACCGATGTTATTATTGCAACTGATGACGGATCCCTTGGGCAGCACGGGTACGTCACCGATCTCTTCAAAGAAATCAACCCTGCAGTGTACGACAGGATTGCGGTCTGCGGGCCGGAGCCGATGATGCGTGCGGTGCTTGCTGCTGTCGATACTATCGGGTTTGCCGCTAAAACGGAATTTTCTCTTCACCGGTACATGAAATGTGGTGTGGGCATCTGCGGTTCCTGCTGCATCGATCACGAGGGCCTGCGTGTCTGCCGGGACGGCCCGGTCTTCTCTGGCGAACAACTCAAAAAGAGTGAATTCGGGCATTACACCCGGGATGCAAGCGGCAGGAAGAAAAAGATCTGACCCGGTCTCCCCTGCCCGTACAATCCGTTTTTTATTGTTCCCACATTTTCCCGGGCTGACAAGAATGGTGTCCGGAA
Proteins encoded in this window:
- a CDS encoding dihydroorotate dehydrogenase electron transfer subunit; translated protein: MDEQLPVQVTLTEIKTETPSVKTFFFDRTFAFEPGQFVMVWVPGVDEVPMALSSPNSVTVQKAGDATGAMFDLRVGMGLGIRGPYGKGFTRGEKMLAIGGGVGAAPLLPLARSDCVMTLLLGARTEKELLFVDQLDESTDVIIATDDGSLGQHGYVTDLFKEINPAVYDRIAVCGPEPMMRAVLAAVDTIGFAAKTEFSLHRYMKCGVGICGSCCIDHEGLRVCRDGPVFSGEQLKKSEFGHYTRDASGRKKKI